A stretch of DNA from Streptomyces xanthii:
CCGCGGGCGCGCGGGTCGAGGTGCGGCGGGGAGCCGTGCCGGTGCGGCTCGCGCGGCTGCACCACGCGGTGTTCACGGACCGCCTCGTCGCCAAGTTCGCGCTGCCGGTGGCGGGCTGGCGCGGGGCGCCCCACTAGCACTCGGCCGGGCGCCGGCCCAGCCCGGCGCCCGCGCGGCCCTGCCCAGGCTCGGGCCGGTGCCCGCTCGGCACCGCGCCCGCTCAGCCCGGCGTCGGCCCAACCCGGCGCCCGCTCGGCCCTGCCCAGGCTCAACCTGGCGCCCGCTCAGCCCGGCGCCCGCTCGGCACCGCGTCGGCTCAGCCCCGCACGGCGTCGATCGCCCGGCCCCGTACTGCCACGCCCACCGGCACCCCCGTCGACGTCGCCGTGAGGGCCACCGTGGCCAGGGCGATCGCCGCCGCCACCGCCCACGGGACGTACGGGAGCGGGGAGCCGAAGGTCGTCGTCAGGATGGGGGCGAGGGTGGCCAGGGCGATGGCCGTGCCCAGGAGGAGGGCCGTCGCCGTCACCACCAGCGCCTCCCAGAAGGCCATCGCGTGGAGCTGGCGGCGCTGCGAGCCGACCACGCGGAGCAGGGCCAGGTCACGGCGCCGCTCCAGGGAGATCATGGCCAGCGTGTTGGCGGAGGCGATGGCGGCGAAGCACGCATAGAGGCCCGTGCCCATGGCGTCGAGCCACACCTCCCCGGGGCTGCCGGCGGAGCCCGTGACGTGGTGGGCCGTGGTGCGCAGCGCGATCTTCGTGAGGCCGAACCCGACGACGAGCACGAGCGGGACGACGGCGGCGGCGAAGCGGCGCGGCTGCGCGCGGACGTTCAGCACCGCCAGACGCGCGCTCGGCCCGAAGCGGCCGACGGACGCCGAGACCGCCCAGGCCACCGGGCCGATGAGCCGCGGCCCGAGCAGTCCCGCCCCCACGCAGAAGAGGATCAGGACCAGGAAGGCGCCCGCGTTCGCGTCCTGCGGTGCCTGCTTCGACAGCAGGACGGAGAGGACGGCCGCGCCCGCGATGGCGAGGACCCCCAGCGGCGCCCGCAGCGGGCCGAGGCCGGGGCGGCCCGTCGCCGCCTCCGAGAGGGCCCTGGCCGGGCGCAGGCGGGAGAAGCGGAGCGAGCACAGGAACGCGGCGAGCGTGGAGGTGACCACCGCCACCGCCAGGCAGACCGGGAGGGCGAGCCAGGAGAAGCGGTAGGGGACCGACGCCGGGATCAGACCGTGGTCGACCATGCCGTGGAACCAGAACGGGGCCAGCAGCCCGCCGCCCAGCGCGCACCCGGCCGACGCCGCCGGCACCGCCGCGGCCAGCGCCTGGAGCACCACCGCCCGGCGCACCTGGCCCGGACGGGCCCCGATCGCGCGGACCAGGGCCAGCTCGCGGTGCTGCTGCGTCACCGCCGTCCCCATCGTCGCCGCGACCACGAAGATCGACATGTAGACAGAACCGATCAGAAGGACCGCGGCGATGTCACCGACGCCGTTCGCCGTGAGGATGCGGCGGTCCGCCGCGGAGACGCCGGACGCGCTCGTGGCCGTGAGGACCGTCGTCGAGGAGCTCACGACCGCCGCCGCGAAGAGCGCGGCCACCGCCGTGCCCACGAACGCCGGACGGTGGGCCCTCAGGGCGGCGCGCGCCAGTCTCGTACCGATCACGGGACCAGCGTGGGCCCTCGGCCCGGGGCGGCGCCATGGTGCGGCCCCGAGGGAAGGAACGGGGGACAACCCCACCGCCCCGGCCCCGCGCACGGGCACTCGCACGGGTGACAGGGCTCCCGCGCCACCTGCTGGTTCGGGCCTGTGAGCGAGGGCCCGTCGCACAGGTGGCCCCCGACCTCGTAAGGTCGTGTCCGTGTTGGAGGAGATGCGGATACGGTCGCTGGGAGTCATCGACGACGCGGTGGTGGAGCTTTCGCCCGGATTCACCGCGGTGACCGGTGAGACCGGAGCGGGCAAGACCATGGTCGTCACGAGCCTCGGGCTGCTGCTCGGCGGCCGCGCCGACCCTGCGCTCGTGCGGATCGGTGCCAAGAACGCGGTGGTGGAGGGGCGCGTCGCCGTCCCCGCCGGTTCGGCCGCGCTGGCCCGCGCCGAGGAGGCCGGGGCCGAGCTCGACGACGGGGTGCTCCTGCTCAGCCGGACCGTCTCGGCGGAGGGACGCTCGCGGGCGCACCTGGGCGGCCGGTCCGTCCCGGTGGGCGTGCTCGGCGAACTCGCCGACGAACTCGTCGCGGTGCACGGCCAGACCGACCAGCAGGGACTGCTCAAGCTCGGGCGGCAGCGCCAGGCGCTCGACCGGTACGCCGGGGACGCCGTCGCGGGCCCGCTCGCCGAGTACCGGGGCGTCTACAAGCGGCTCAAGAAGGTCAGCGCCGAGCTCGACGAGATCACCACCCGCGCCCGCGAACGGGCCCAGGAGGCCGATCTGCTGCGCTTCGGGCTCGACGAGATCGCCGCCGTGGAACCGCGCGCGGGCGAGGACGTCGAGCTGGCCGAGGAGGCCTCCCGGCTCGGCCACGCCGAAGGGCTCGCCTCCGCCGCCGCGGCCGCGCACGCCGCGCTGGCCGGCAACCCCGAGGACCCCGAGGGCGTCGACGCGCAGACTCTGGTCGGCGGCGCGCACCGGGCCCTGGAGGCCGTCCGCTCCCACGACCCGGCGCTCGGCGCGCTCGCCGAGCGGATCGGCGAGGTGCAGATCCTGCTCACCGACGTCGCCGCCGAACTCGCCGGGTACGCCGACGACCTGGACGCCGACCCGCTGCGCCTCGCGGCCGTCGAGGAGCGGCGCGCCGCGCTCACCCAGCTGACCCGCAAGTACGGCGAGGACGTCGCGGGCGTCCTCGCGTGGGCCGAGTCGAGCGCCGCCCGGCTGCTCGAACTCGACGGGGACGACGAGCGCATCGGCGAACTCACCGCCGAACGCGCCTCGCTGCGCGGCGAACTCGGCGATCTGGCCCAGGAGCTGACCCGGGCCCGCGCCGAGGCCGCGTCCCGGTTCGCCGATGCCGTCACCGAGGAGCTCGCCTCGCTCGCGATGCCGCACGCCCGGGTCTCCTTCGACATCCGGCAGACCGACACCGACGGCCCCGACGGCGTCGAGGTCGACGGGCGCACCGTCGTGTGCGGACCCACCGGCGTCGACGAGGTCGAGCTGCTGCTCGCCCCGCACCCCGGCGCCCCGCCCCGGCCCATCGCGAAGGGCGCGTCCGGCGGTGAGCTGTCGCGCGTGATGCTCGCCGTCGAGGTCGTCTTCGCGGGCACCGACCCCGTGCCCACGTACCTCTTCGACGAGGTCGACGCGGGCGTCGGCGGCAAGGCGGCCGTCGAGATCGGCCGCAGGCTCGCCAAGCTCGCCCGGACCGCCCAGGTGGTCGTGGTCACGCACCTGCCGCAGGTCGCGGCGTTCGCCGACCGGCAGCTCCTCGTGGAGAAGACGAACGACGGATCGGTGACCCGGTCCGGCGTCACCGTCCTCGAAGGGGAGGACCGGGTACGGGAGTTGTCGCGGATGCTCGCCGGCCAGGAGGACTCCCAGACGGCGCGCGCCCACGCCGAGGAACTCCTCGAAGCGGCCCGGGCGGACGCCTGAGCCCGACGCGGGCGGCAGGCCCCGGGGTGACCGGATGACCGAGTTCAGCCGGAGCCTGCGGGCCGCCGCCCTCGCCGCCGGTGTCACCCGCGCCGCCGCCACCGTCCTGCGCCGCACCCGCG
This window harbors:
- a CDS encoding FtsX-like permease family protein, with the translated sequence MIGTRLARAALRAHRPAFVGTAVAALFAAAVVSSSTTVLTATSASGVSAADRRILTANGVGDIAAVLLIGSVYMSIFVVAATMGTAVTQQHRELALVRAIGARPGQVRRAVVLQALAAAVPAASAGCALGGGLLAPFWFHGMVDHGLIPASVPYRFSWLALPVCLAVAVVTSTLAAFLCSLRFSRLRPARALSEAATGRPGLGPLRAPLGVLAIAGAAVLSVLLSKQAPQDANAGAFLVLILFCVGAGLLGPRLIGPVAWAVSASVGRFGPSARLAVLNVRAQPRRFAAAVVPLVLVVGFGLTKIALRTTAHHVTGSAGSPGEVWLDAMGTGLYACFAAIASANTLAMISLERRRDLALLRVVGSQRRQLHAMAFWEALVVTATALLLGTAIALATLAPILTTTFGSPLPYVPWAVAAAIALATVALTATSTGVPVGVAVRGRAIDAVRG
- the recN gene encoding DNA repair protein RecN, yielding MRIRSLGVIDDAVVELSPGFTAVTGETGAGKTMVVTSLGLLLGGRADPALVRIGAKNAVVEGRVAVPAGSAALARAEEAGAELDDGVLLLSRTVSAEGRSRAHLGGRSVPVGVLGELADELVAVHGQTDQQGLLKLGRQRQALDRYAGDAVAGPLAEYRGVYKRLKKVSAELDEITTRARERAQEADLLRFGLDEIAAVEPRAGEDVELAEEASRLGHAEGLASAAAAAHAALAGNPEDPEGVDAQTLVGGAHRALEAVRSHDPALGALAERIGEVQILLTDVAAELAGYADDLDADPLRLAAVEERRAALTQLTRKYGEDVAGVLAWAESSAARLLELDGDDERIGELTAERASLRGELGDLAQELTRARAEAASRFADAVTEELASLAMPHARVSFDIRQTDTDGPDGVEVDGRTVVCGPTGVDEVELLLAPHPGAPPRPIAKGASGGELSRVMLAVEVVFAGTDPVPTYLFDEVDAGVGGKAAVEIGRRLAKLARTAQVVVVTHLPQVAAFADRQLLVEKTNDGSVTRSGVTVLEGEDRVRELSRMLAGQEDSQTARAHAEELLEAARADA